One window of Papaver somniferum cultivar HN1 chromosome 9, ASM357369v1, whole genome shotgun sequence genomic DNA carries:
- the LOC113309099 gene encoding protein TAB2 homolog, chloroplastic-like produces MTSLSFNSARIRNHKLQSQKPISNFKSQSKPISIPFSSPNFSTNPHISHLKPSKFRLHSVSEGSVSTNESSVLTPTEEDIDDDPTAEVCYVDPESDPNSITEWELDFCSRPILDIRGKKVWELVVCDNTLSLQFTKYFPNNVINSITLKDAMISICDELGVPLPEKVRFFRLQMQTIITKACRELGIKSIPSKRCLSLQLWLEERYETVYMRHPGFQASSKPLLALDNPFPMELPENLFGERWAFVQLPFSAVQEEASSLETKFGAGLDLDLLGIEIDDKTLIPGLSVATSRAKPLAAWMNGMEVCSVEADTARACLILSVGISTRYVYATYKKTKEMTQESEAWEAAKKECGGLHFLAIQENLDSDDCVGFWLLLDLPPPPV; encoded by the exons ATGACGAGCCTGAGTTTCAATTCAGCTAGAATCAGGAACCATAAACTTCAATCTCAAAAACCCATTTCTAACTTCAAATCTCAATCAAAACCCATAAGCATTCCATTCTCTTCTCCTAATTTCTCCACAAACCCACACATTTCTCACCTCAAACCCTCTAAATTTCGACTACATTCCGTCTCTGAAGGTTCAGTCTCCACTAACGAATCTTCTGTTTTAACTCCTACGGAAGAAGATATAGACGATGATCCTACTGCGGAAGTATGCTATGTAGACCCAGAATCTGATCCTAATAGTATCACAGAATGGGAATTGGATTTCTGTTCGAGGCCCATTTTGGATATCAGAGGAAAGAAGGTTTGGGAGCTTGTAGTTTGTGATAATACTCTTTCTCTACAATTTACTAAGTATTTTCCAAACAATGTTATTAATAGTATCACTCTAAAAGATGCCATGATTTCGATTTGTGATGAATTGGGCGTTCCTTTGCCAGAAAAAGTACGATTCTTCAG GTTACAAATGCAAACAATTATAACAAAAGCATGTAGAGAGCTTGGTATAAAATCTATTCCAAGTAAACGG TGTTTATCTCTACAACTGTGGCTAGAAGAGCGATATGAGACCGTATACATGCGTCATCCAGGTTTTCAAGCAAGTTCAAAACCTCTATTGGCTTTGGATAATCCCTTTCCCATGGAACTTCCTGAAAACCTTTTTGGGGAAAGATGGGCATTTGTTCAACTTCCTTTCTCAG CTGTGCAGGAGGAGGCTTCATCATTAGAGACAAAGTTTGGAGCAGGTCTAGATTTAGATTTATTAGGGATTGAAATTGATGATAAGACATTAATTCCTGGGCTTTCTGTTGCAACCTCACGAGCTAAACCTTTAGCAG CTTGGATGAATGGAATGGAGGTTTGTTCAGTTGAAGCTGACACTGCACGTGCCTGTTTGATTTTATCCGTCGGAATTTCTACCCGCTACGTATATGCTACCtacaagaaaactaaagaaatgaCGCAAGAATCTGAAGCTTGGGAAGCTGCAAAGAAGGAATGTGGAGGATTGCATTTTCTTGCAATACAAGAGAATTTAGATTCAGATGACTGCGTTGGGTTTTGGCTTCTCTTAGACTTACCCCCACCACCTGTTTAA